The Metabacillus schmidteae nucleotide sequence TCTTTTCGTACTTTCGGTGAACCACCTTCAAAAGTCAAATCTTCTAATCCTTTTATATCAGTTCTTCCAACTGCAACTGTTTCAGTTTCTGGAACATTCCATTTTTTCCTTAGGAATCTATATCAGTTTTACCAATATCAATTTTACTTTCTTCAACAGCACCCTTAGTAATAACATCCCTTACATTTTCACCTGTACCTTTACTACCACCCAAATTCTTCCCAAAAGAAAACCTCGATACAGCCTCTTCAACCCTCTTTTAATCTCCTGAGAATTCATCACATTAAATAGAATTGGTTTTATCCCATCTGCTGCCCCAGCATACGCAAAATTCATATTCTGATTTCCAAAAAGAACCTGCATGCCACCTCTAACTTCATCAAATACATACACCGCACCAGACTTCGTTTTTGTCGCTAATTTATGCATCTGGTTAAGTGTTTCCTCTTTTACTAGTTTACCATTTTTTACGAGTGCTGGCACGAATGGTGAAGCGACTAAAGAAGCTCCTAGGATACTATTAAATAAACTCGATTGTCTTTGTACGTCCGTTAGCTCATTGCCAAACATATCTTTCCCTGTGATATATTCACTAAGTCCGTTTGCGGATGCCAGGCCGTAGATTCCAAGTTCTGCTTTTTGGAGATTTGAAAATGTGCTGGTTGTTTTGTAAACACTTAGTGCTTGTTCGGCGGTGTTCATTCCTTTGGCGGTTTTGTAGATTGCACTTCCACCTTTGAAGAGTCTCCCTCCCCAGCCGACTATCGGTATGAATCCTGCGGTGGCCATGGCGCCAGCGGCTACTCGTTGACCATCTGTTAGTTCTTCTCCGGTAACGGGGTCAACACCATCTTTTGCACGGAGAAAATCATAATACCCTGTTGCTTCTCCCGTGAAGGTTTTAACAGTATCCCATGCTTTTTCGTATATCGGACGGTTCTCTAGTTCTTCTGCCTTTTTTAACTCTTCTCTAATTTTTTCCTGATCTTCTTTAAAAGAAAGGTAGTCGTCTGCGTATTGCTGGACCTCATCTGAAAGTTGATAGGCTTCACTCGCTTTGTATGCTTGAGCATCAAAGTTGATTGGAGAAATTGTGTTTCCTTGTGCAGTTGCTTCTAACAGTTGTTGGAAAAGAGCACCAATATGGAATTCTGCACTTTCTGATACCTTGTATTCTTCAAGTAATTGCTGATCCAATGCATCAACATCCTTGATGGTGTTTTCTCGCTTTTTCTTTGTATCTTACATTGCGGTATTGAAATCATCTTTTGAAAAAGCTTCGAGATTAACGATATCTTCAATTCCATCAAAAATTTTCTGTAGATCCTGCCGTTGGCTTTCCACCATTGCGATATGGTTAGAAGCATGGATAGATAAATCACTTTCAAGAAAGTTGACGTCTACCACTGTGTCACGGGTAAATCAACATCCGATATTACTCCGGACACTCCATTTATAAAAGCAATTTGCATGTCAATTAAACGCAGCAAGGCTACCACTATATAGTAAGTTTGGGTGTAATAACCCATTAATTAAAAGTAGAAAAATTCAATACAAAAAGCACCTGATGTCTTTCGAACAATCAAGTGCTTTATAGTGCTCAATATAGTATAACAATTTAATCTATATATTCTGCTGTACCAATAAAATCCAATTTATATGCATTTTTATCTACAGAATTCACAGCTCTACCATCTTTTTCATAGTTGTAGTTATAAAGTAAAATGATAGTATTGTATTTAGAGTTTAACATAATATTATTAAACTGCTTTATTAATTGGTCATCATATGAAAAATCGACCAGGAGCTTCTTTACATTATCTTCAGCATCCGATATCCAATCTTTTTCAATTAAGCCTCTATCATAATAGCCTAATTTAAATTCTCTTTCAAAAACTGATGGTATACTATCTCCATCTTCATCATATTTAATTTCAGTATATTTTTCGACTTCATCATAATTATTAAACCAGCCCAACCACAAAGAAACATCGTTTTTCATTATATTACCTCCTTAGACCTTCTGGTAAATCCATAACTCCATTTTTCATTCTATTGCTTGCCCATTCATTTAATCCTCTAACAAAACTTTCATAATCAGTAGCAGAATCTATAATCTTTAAAATTTCATTATGAGCTTTTGTTGAACCTCGACTTCCATGACGGCCGGGAGGATTTACAAATTCAACATCTTTAGTTAAAGATCTCATTTCTTTTATAACGTCCATACTAATACCCCAATGTTTAAATTTTGGGGTTCTTGCAACAAGATGCCACTCATGGTATCCTCCTGGACGTCTTATCCTATCTTCTATCTTACTTCTCAAATGTGGAACATTCCACATTTCCTCAAATTCCTCAACTGATAATTTATCAAACCACATATTAAATTGATTATTTCTAACTGATGGAATTCGAACTTCTTTACCCGTACCCTTAGCAATAACCCCTACTGCATCTCCTGAACCATCACTACCACTCAAATTCTTCCCAAAAGAAAACCTCGAAACAGCCTCTTCAATCCTCTTTTTAACTTCCTGAGAATTCATCACATTAGATAGTATCGGTTTTACCCCATCTGCCCCAGCATACGCTAAATTCATATTCTGATTTCCAAAAAGAACCCGCATGCCACCTCTTACTTCATCATAAACATACCGCGCACTAGCTTTCGTATTTGTCGCTAGCTTATGCATCTGGTTAAGTGTTTCTTCTTTTACTAGTTTACCATTTTTCACTAAAGTTGGCACGAATGGTGAAGCGACCAAAGAAGCACCTAGGATACTATTATATAAACTCGCTTGTCTTTGAACATCTGTTAGTTCATTGCCAAACATATCTTTCCCTGTGATATATTCACTAAGTCCGTTTGCGGATGCCAGGCCGTAGATTCCAAGTTCTGCTTTTTGGAGATTTGAAAATGTGCTGGTTGTTTTGTAAACACTTAGTGCTTGTTCGGCACTGTTCATTCCTTTGGCGGTTTTGTAAATTGCACTTCCACCTTTGAAGAGTCTTCCTCCCCAACCGACAATCGGTATGAATCCTGCGGTGGCCATGGCGCCAGCGGCTACTCGTTGACCATCTGTTAGTTCTTCTCCGGTAACGGGGTCAACACCATCTTTTGCACGGAGAAAATCATAATACCCAGTTGCTTCTCCAGTGAACGTTTTGACAGTATCCCATGCTTTTTCGTATATCGGACGGTTTTCTAGTTCTTCTGCCTTTTTTAACTCTTCTCTAATTTTTTCCTGATCTTCTTTAAAAGAAAGGTAGTCGTCTGCGTATTGCTGGACCTCATCTGAAAGTTGATAGGCTTCACTCGCTTTGTATGCTTGAGCATCGAAGTTGATTGGAGAAATGGCGTTACCTTGTGCTGTTGCTTCTAACAGTTTTTGGAAAAGAGCCCCAATATGGAATTCTGCATTTTCTGATAACTTGTATTCCTCAAGTAATTGTTGATCCAATGCATCAACATCTTTGACGGTGTTTTCTCGCTTTTTCTTAGCATCATCCATTGCGGTATTGAAATCATCAGCAGAAAATGCTTCGAGATTAACAATATCGTCAATTCCATCAATAATTTTCTGTAGATCTTCCCGTTGGCTCTCTACCATTGCGATATGGTTCGAAGCATGGATAGATAGATCAGTTTCTAGAAAGTTGACGTCTACCACTGTGTCACCTGATAAATCAATATCCGCTATAGCTCCTGATACACCATTTAGAAAAGCAATTTGCATGTCAACAAGACGAAGCAGGCTATCTGCTACATCTATTTGCGCCTGATAAAACCCTTTTATGGCGTCTGCCCCTTTACCTTGTAAGGCATCATCCAACTGTGTAATATCTGTAAATTCTTTTTTTAATGTGTCAATTTTATCGCGAAAATCTGTGTACACTTTCGCCCTATCTTCCATTGATTCTATTAATGTCTTTGTTTCTAATACTTTCAAGTCGTCATCATCCCTCACTTCCTGGTTTTTTATGTATAATCATGGCTAATGAGTTAGTATCGTTTTATATTCGTCTTTGATCGAAATGTCACACTTATTACATATAACATATTTATCCATTTAAGTGGATAATTTCATATAAATGTAAATGTAATCGAAACTTTTTACTTACATAGCTTTTTGTAACCAGGAAATAAATCACATATTAAACATAATAAAACCAGTGATATAGTACTAAGATAAAGGGAAATCACTAAGAATATGAGGACTCTAGGGAGTGTATTAAAAAATGGACTGTGTATCCCATTTTTCAATAGAAATAATAAAAATAAACATTATATTTTCTCACACAAAATTAACAAGGGACTTAGAATGGTGAAGGTGTTTGAACCGAATACTTTAGCGATTAAGGTGTTTACTAAAATCTACAATTGAAAGTTACTTTGAACTAGAGCGGAGATGCTTCTGAACAAAATAAAGAACACTAATATGGAGCTTTTTTTAGCATTATGGTGAAAAGTAGTTTTTTTCGAAAAAGATAATAGTACATTTAATCTTTATTTAGAAGCTTTCTTGCAGTATTATGAGCTGATTTATAAAATGAATTGTGAGTTTGTAAATCTTTAACCAAATACTTAATAGATAGATTTAAATTAACATTAGACTGTATGATTTGTAGATACATTCGATGGGTCTCTTTTTTTATTTTCTCTAATTCATCTTCTTTAAGTTCAAATACGTCTTCCATTATGAATCCTATCGTACTTACGTCAGAATAAATAACAACCTCACTTCCTGTACCGATGTATTTATGAAAATGGCTAAGTGCAAAATTAAGAGCCTTTAATTCTCCGTATATATTAGAACTTTTCATTTTATTAGGGAGATATACAAGTTGGCTTTTAACAATAATCTTGCCATTCATTACATACGTGCATGCTATAGCACCCTTGCCTTTTTCAGTAGCAATAGAAGTATCACAATATATGTATAAAACGTCATTACTCAAATACTGTTCGTATATCCATTCCTTTTTATCCTCTTGTATTCGGTGAGCATACTTCCCCCAGAAATTTAGTTTTCCCACCTGAGCATTAGAAGATCTACTTTTACTGTTCATTTCACACCTCTTTTTAAAGATTACTCATTTTTGCTTGGTGCTGCTGCTTCCTGCTCATTATTCTTCTATTCATTGTGATCACATAAAGTTAGTTCTATATTCTTACAAATTTAATAGCACCATAGAATTACCGTCCCTTAATAAAATAGGAAAATAAAAAGGATAAAACCCAAAACATTTGAAAGTTCTAGGTCAAATATTTAAAGAGGTGGTTGTCGTTAAATAGTTTTTCAGGTTCAAAGAATGCAACTTAACTTATGATCTTCTGATGCTCAAAGCAATATACTTTACCATTAAACTTTTTATTGGATAAACAAAATGTCTTTACTTTATCTGATACATTTTTATTAAGTTTCATGGTTGTCTCCTCTATACTAATAACTAATATATAAATTATGGAATAAAAAGTAGAGCTCATGAGTTTTATCGACTCATGAGCTCTATTTTTAAGTATTTTATTTTACTATAAAAACAACACGAAAATTCAAGTCTTTGATAATGACTTACTTCAAGGAATAATATGATTCTCTTCTAGAAATCTTTTCAAGTAAAAAGATTTAAGTTAATGCAAAAAATATCCTCAAAAATAAAAGGGGTATGTTCATTACTCTCTTCTACTAATTGGATCCTTAAGGTAATTAAGTTTAAAAATTTATTGATATTAAAAATAATAAGATCAACCGTTCGATTTTTTTAATTTGTAATTTTTATGATTCACAATAGTTTTAAGCGGTTCATTTTTTTCTTTTGACATGCCGTAATCGACCATAACAGAATTTTCCCTGATCCCTGATACGACTCCTTCAAAGGTTTCACCCTCGCGTTTAAAAGAAATTACATCACCAATTTTTGCAGTCGCCATTTCCATCACCTCGCATTTATAATGTCCAAAAAGGGCGAAGAAATACAGAAACAGTTTCTTACATCTTGTAATGAAAATCGAGATATTCTTTCTTTACCAATATAAAATTTTAAGATTCCGGGTATCATATGGACATATACTTTCTCCATTGTTATTTTCTAATAATTCATTAATATTATATACAGATCCCCTATAAATAACTTATTTTGTATAACTGAGAGAAAAAAGGATAAAAAAGAAGGGAACCTCAAAGATTAGTTCAATGAGGGTCCTCTTCTTATAAACTAATAATTCGTCTACTGGTGGTCAGGGTCTAACTAAATTCTAATTACAACCATTTAATTACTCTAGCAGTTTGATAGGTACATAATGCAATGAAAAGAAATAATTGTAAAAGGAATATCTTATTTTATTGGGGCAGATCTAACCTCTACTCTCTACCTTTCGTGCGCTGATTTATTGCATCGATATCATAAGGATAGCTAACAAACAATTCACTCGCTTTATTTAAACGTTCTAGTTGATCATTTGTTAAAGACCATCCAGCAGAACCTAAGTTAGCTTCAAGTTGTTCCATTGTACGTGCTCCGATAATTGGGGCCGTAACACCGCGGCTGTTTAGAAGCCAGTTGATTGCTGCCTGAGCTGGAGTCTTACCCGCTTCATCTGCAACACTATATAACGTATCTAACAAATTCCATGTGAAATCGTTATTGTACTTATCCCATGTCTCACTATAGCCTTTTTCTTCAGCAACAGATATCCGAGAATTTTCTGGTGGCTTGACCATGTCTCGTGTAAACTTACCACTTAACCATCCTCCGCGAAGCGGACTCCATGGGATCACGCCCAGACCCTCATTTTCACAAACATCAATTAATTCGTACTCGGTAGCGCGACATAGCAAATTATATTGAGGTTGTAAGCAAACAAACTGTTCCCACCCTTTTTGGTGACTTAAGTCTATTGCTTTTTGAAGCTGCCAGCCTTTAAAGTTACTTGCTCCAATGTATCGAACAAGGCCTTCACGAACTAGATCATTTAATGTACTTAACGTTTCTTCTAAAGGTGTTCGAGGATCCCATGCGTGAACCTGATAAAGATCGATGTAATCGGTTCCAAGTCGGCGTAGACTTTCTTTAACACCAGAGATAATATGTTTTCTGCTTAGCCCAACATCATTCGGCCCTTCCCCCATAGGGAAACGAACCTTTGTTGCAACAACATAATCATCACGATTTTGGTTGTTTAGCCACTTACCGACGATTTCTTCAGAAACACCACGAGTATAGACATCAGCAGTATCTATAAAATTTCCGCCTTCTTCAGCATAACGGTCTAATATACTGAAACTATCTTTTTCACTCGTTTCACGACCTAATGTCATCGTCCCAAGACAAAGCTCACTTACTTGTAAACCTGTTTTCCCTAGATAGCGATATTCCATTGAATCACCACTCCTAATATATAATAGTTAATGTAAACCTAATTTATTTTTCAAAAAGAAGCCACAACTTGAATGAAAGCCAGTTGGTTCACCCTTTTACCAAATAGGTACAAATCCATCAATTTCTCTTAAAATGGCTTCGATTTCAGTTAATACATCATTAGAAAGTTCAACTTCAGCGGCTTTCGCATTTTCAATTACCTGTTCCGGTCGGCTTGCTCCGACAATTGCAGAACTAACACCAGGCTGTCTTAATATCCAGGCAACGGCTAATTGGGATAATTTAATTCCTAAATCATTTGCAATTCCTTCCAAGCGGGCAACTCGTCCTAAAACATCATCATTTAAGTAGCTTTTAATCCAACGATTGATGTTGTCATTGGCTGCACGAGTGTTGGAAGGGATATCCTGACCTGGTTTATATTTACCAGTAAGAATTCCTTGGGCTAAAGGTGAAAAGACAACTTGTCCAATCCCTTCTTTTTCAGAAACTGGTAAAACCTCTTTTTCGATATAGCGTACAAGCATGTTATAGATTGGTTGATTTGAAACGAGTGGTCGTAGATTTTTTTCCTTTGTTATATGTACAGCATCCGTAATCTGTGCTGCTGTCCATTCACTAACACCGTAATATAAGATTTTTCCTTGCTGAACTAAATCATCTAATGCACGTAATGTTTCTTCTGTTGGTGTTTCTTCATCAAATCTATGACATTGATAAAGATCAAGATAATCAACACCTAATCGTTTTAAGCTAGCATCGCATTGCTCCATGATGTGCTTTCGTGAAAGACCTCGATCATTCGGACCATCTCCCATAGGAAAAAACACTTTTGTTGCAAGCACATAGCTTTCTCTAGAATAAGATTTAAGGGCTTCACCAACCACTTTTTCAGCCTCGCCTCGATTGTATGCGTTTGCAGTGTCAAAAAAATTAATACCAAGCTCATAAGCCTGATGAATACAATCAATAGCGTTTTGGTTCCCTACTGTTTCTCCATAAGTTAGCCAGCTACCAAGTCCAATTTCACTAACTTTTAACCCACTATTCCCTAAACGACGATATTTCATTTTGAATCACTCCTGCTATGATTTTTAGTTTATGAAAATTTGTTTCAAGAGGAAGGACGAGTTACCTAAAAAATGATTCTATTTCTATTGATAAGACTGAGCACAATCGGTGAATACCTTTTATTTTTATGTAAAAGATCAAGAGAGATATTTACTTTTACAAAACTTTAATTCATTTTTACTTCGATTCCTGCTAATTCTTCATACAATTTTATTACTGCACTCATATCTTCGCCCCCATATCCTTTAGCTCTTGCCATTTGAAACATTTCTTTTACTAAGGATAATACTGGGGTAGGTAGTTCAAGTTCTTTTGCAACATTAGCTGCTAATCCTAAATCTTTATAAATAAGATCAGTCTTAAAGTTAGGAGAGAAATCTCTGTTCAATACTTTCGGGCCTTTATTTACCATCATTCCGCTACTAGCACCACCACCACTGACGACTTTAATAAATAGCTCAGGATCGACCCCAGATTTTGCTGCCATCGTTATGGCTTCTGAGAAAGACAATAAATTAATAGCACCCATCGTATTATTAGCTAGTTTTGTATATGAACCTGATCCAGTTTCCCCCATATAATAAGCTTGTTTCCCCATTATATAAAATAGAGGCTCACACTTTTCATAAATTTCTTTCTTTCCTCCAACCATAAAAGTTAGAATACCTTCAATTGCTTGAGGTTCACTGCCTGTAACAGGTGCATCTAACATTTCAATACCCTCGATTAAAAGGTTTCTGCTATTTTCTTAGTTGTATTCGGCGAAATTGTACTGCTATCGATAACAATTAAGCCAGGGTGTGCTCCTTTAATAATACCTTTTTCACCTAAAATAACCTCTTCAACAGCCTGATCCGCAGTTAGCATAGTAAAAACAATTTCGCTTTTTTTCACAACTTCTTCAGGTGAGGATACAATGAATGCGCCTTCTTTTTCAAGGACTTCAGCTTTATTTTTCGTACGATTATACGCAACAACTTATAGCCATTTTTTAATAAATGACCAGCCATTGGAAGACCCATTGTACCTAAACCGATAAAGCCAACTTTTTTTTTCATTATCCTCCTTGTATTATTGTATTAAATTAACAAAGTTCTATTTTTAGTATAAAATGTAACGCTATTCCTTTAATAGTACTGAAATATTTTTGATATAATAATAAATAAGTTACTTACTATAAAATTTATAGTAACTTTACTCAGGGTGAAAAACACGGGGACGGATCCACTGTTTCCTTTGGTAAACTTTTTGAAACATACGAACCGTCACGGTGTTTCTCCTAGCTTTTGTCGTTCATCCGCCTTATGAACGACAGTAAAGCCTTTATTTTCCTCGCTTTTATTGTTCACCAACATTATAAAGAGCCTACCATCCAACTTGCTTGCCCCAATCATGCTATCAAAGCTGCCACAGAAATAAACGCTATTCTTTTTACCAAGCTCCATTTCCTTTCATATTTTCAGACAAAAATCAAATACTCTCTTGTTTCAACCCATCAATGATGTTCTCTTTTTTAATTTTTTGAATCGAGTAAAGCATAGACAATCCAACAATGATGAACATAATGACAATGACAAATGCCACACTCATCCATGGGATCGCAAACCCGTATTCAAACGTTTGGCGTAGTCCAAGGTACATCAAATACATGATGATTCCGCTAATGGGGATTCCGTATGTTAGTGCTTTCATTCCATAAAAGATACTCTCGTAGTTTATCATTTTATTGAAGCCTTTTGGTGTCATCCCTACTGAACGTAGCATAGCGAATTCTCGTTTACGGAGGGCAATGCTTGTTGAGATGGTATTAAAAATATTGGCTATAGATATTAACGAGATTAATGTGATAAATCCGTATGTGAAGACTGACAACAAAAGGACCATTTGCTCTTGTTCTTGTCTTCTTTCATATACGTTATAAGCATACATATTTGATGATAGTGCATCATCCAATACTTTCTGTGTGCCAATTGGGTCAGATGAATTCATATACAAATATGGTTGAACTTCACTTTTTAGCTGCTTATTTGTTCCG carries:
- a CDS encoding pre-toxin TG domain-containing protein, whose protein sequence is MDQQLLEEYKVSESAEFHIGALFQQLLEATAQGNTISPINFDAQAYKASEAYQLSDEVQQYADDYLSFKEDQEKIREELKKAEELENRPIYEKAWDTVKTFTGEATGYYDFLRAKDGVDPVTGEELTDGQRVAAGAMATAGFIPIVGWGGRLFKGGSAIYKTAKGMNTAEQALSVYKTTSTFSNLQKAELGIYGLASANGLSEYITGKDMFGNELTDVQRQSSLFNSILGASLVASPFVPALVKNGKLVKEETLNQMHKLATKTKSGAVYVFDEVRGGMQVLFGNQNMNFAYAGAADGIKPILFNVMNSQEIKRGLKRLYRGFLLGRIWVVVKVQVKM
- a CDS encoding immunity 22 family protein; this encodes MKNDVSLWLGWFNNYDEVEKYTEIKYDEDGDSIPSVFEREFKLGYYDRGLIEKDWISDAEDNVKKLLVDFSYDDQLIKQFNNIMLNSKYNTIILLYNYNYEKDGRAVNSVDKNAYKLDFIGTAEYID
- a CDS encoding ribonuclease YeeF family protein, whose amino-acid sequence is MKVLETKTLIESMEDRAKVYTDFRDKIDTLKKEFTDITQLDDALQGKGADAIKGFYQAQIDVADSLLRLVDMQIAFLNGVSGAIADIDLSGDTVVDVNFLETDLSIHASNHIAMVESQREDLQKIIDGIDDIVNLEAFSADDFNTAMDDAKKKRENTVKDVDALDQQLLEEYKLSENAEFHIGALFQKLLEATAQGNAISPINFDAQAYKASEAYQLSDEVQQYADDYLSFKEDQEKIREELKKAEELENRPIYEKAWDTVKTFTGEATGYYDFLRAKDGVDPVTGEELTDGQRVAAGAMATAGFIPIVGWGGRLFKGGSAIYKTAKGMNSAEQALSVYKTTSTFSNLQKAELGIYGLASANGLSEYITGKDMFGNELTDVQRQASLYNSILGASLVASPFVPTLVKNGKLVKEETLNQMHKLATNTKASARYVYDEVRGGMRVLFGNQNMNLAYAGADGVKPILSNVMNSQEVKKRIEEAVSRFSFGKNLSGSDGSGDAVGVIAKGTGKEVRIPSVRNNQFNMWFDKLSVEEFEEMWNVPHLRSKIEDRIRRPGGYHEWHLVARTPKFKHWGISMDVIKEMRSLTKDVEFVNPPGRHGSRGSTKAHNEILKIIDSATDYESFVRGLNEWASNRMKNGVMDLPEGLRR
- a CDS encoding RNase H family protein codes for the protein MNSKSRSSNAQVGKLNFWGKYAHRIQEDKKEWIYEQYLSNDVLYIYCDTSIATEKGKGAIACTYVMNGKIIVKSQLVYLPNKMKSSNIYGELKALNFALSHFHKYIGTGSEVVIYSDVSTIGFIMEDVFELKEDELEKIKKETHRMYLQIIQSNVNLNLSIKYLVKDLQTHNSFYKSAHNTARKLLNKD
- a CDS encoding DUF2187 family protein, producing the protein MATAKIGDVISFKREGETFEGVVSGIRENSVMVDYGMSKEKNEPLKTIVNHKNYKLKKSNG
- a CDS encoding aldo/keto reductase, translating into MEYRYLGKTGLQVSELCLGTMTLGRETSEKDSFSILDRYAEEGGNFIDTADVYTRGVSEEIVGKWLNNQNRDDYVVATKVRFPMGEGPNDVGLSRKHIISGVKESLRRLGTDYIDLYQVHAWDPRTPLEETLSTLNDLVREGLVRYIGASNFKGWQLQKAIDLSHQKGWEQFVCLQPQYNLLCRATEYELIDVCENEGLGVIPWSPLRGGWLSGKFTRDMVKPPENSRISVAEEKGYSETWDKYNNDFTWNLLDTLYSVADEAGKTPAQAAINWLLNSRGVTAPIIGARTMEQLEANLGSAGWSLTNDQLERLNKASELFVSYPYDIDAINQRTKGRE
- a CDS encoding aldo/keto reductase family protein, yielding MKYRRLGNSGLKVSEIGLGSWLTYGETVGNQNAIDCIHQAYELGINFFDTANAYNRGEAEKVVGEALKSYSRESYVLATKVFFPMGDGPNDRGLSRKHIMEQCDASLKRLGVDYLDLYQCHRFDEETPTEETLRALDDLVQQGKILYYGVSEWTAAQITDAVHITKEKNLRPLVSNQPIYNMLVRYIEKEVLPVSEKEGIGQVVFSPLAQGILTGKYKPGQDIPSNTRAANDNINRWIKSYLNDDVLGRVARLEGIANDLGIKLSQLAVAWILRQPGVSSAIVGASRPEQVIENAKAAEVELSNDVLTEIEAILREIDGFVPIW
- a CDS encoding NAD(P)-dependent oxidoreductase gives rise to the protein MEGIEMLDAPVTGSEPQAIEGILTFMVGGKKEIYEKCEPLFYIMGKQAYYMGETGSGSYTKLANNTMGAINLLSFSEAITMAAKSGVDPELFIKVVSGGGASSGMMVNKGPKVLNRDFSPNFKTDLIYKDLGLAANVAKELELPTPVLSLVKEMFQMARAKGYGGEDMSAVIKLYEELAGIEVKMN